In Sphingomonas sp. KC8, the sequence CGCGCGGTTGACCAGCGAATAATCCAGATCGACCCAGGCATTATCGAGCGCGGGGGCCTGTGCGTCGATCGTGACCGCCTGCCATTTCCGGGTGAGGACGAGCGGCCCGAGCGTAACCGACCGGCCGGGTTGATCGGGTGCGATCGTCACGGTTTCGCTGAGCGTGCGTTCGCTGCCGCCGAACAGGATTGCGAGCACGAACAAGGCGATGATGGCGATCGCCGAAAAGGTGAGCGCGGGGCGCAGCATCCCGGCATAAGGCGATGGCTGGTGCGGCATCGGCGGGGCATCGGACAGCAGGCCGACCGATAGCCCCGCGCCAAATTCGCGCTTGATATCGCCGGGTTTGAGCAGTTCGGACAGCGTCCAGCTATCCTCTGCCTGCGTGCCCTCCCACGACAGCATCCAGCCGGGACGGACATAATCGGCGGTGCGCACGCTATCGCCCGCGCGCACCCGCCAGTAAAATTCGCCCAGCACATAATCGACCTGAGCACGGCCATCGGCGAAGTGGCGATAGGATTGCCCGCCGAGTTGCAGCCCTTGGCCGACCTGCGATGCCGGCAGGCGGGTGAGCATCGTCCCGAAGCTCCATCCGCGCCCGTCGGTGATCAGCCAGCGATAGCCATGATAGGGGTTGAAGAGGAGATATTCCTCCCACGGATAGCCATCTTCGGATTTGCGCAGATAGCCGATCGCTTCCCACGCGATGCCGCCGATCGTGCCGCGCGTGCCCAGCGGGATGGCGAGGTCTGCCGCGGCCTGATGATATTCCTGGATGATGCGGACATCGGGATTGGCGACGTCCAGCACGCTGCCGCAATATTGGCAGACGACGGTGACGGTATAGCCTGCCGCCTTTAGTGCGATCGTGCCGCCGCAACTGGGGCAGGACAGCGTTTGCGTCGATGGCGCGGGGCTGCCGGGCGCGGCTGGCGGTGGCGCCGGGGGTGCCGCCGGCGTGGGCTGCGGTTCGGGCTGGTCCCATGGGCCGGCCATGTCAGGCGAACGCGGGCATCGCCCACCCTTCGATCGCGCGCAGATTGGTGGCCTTCACATCCGCCAGCGTGACATAGCGGCCGATATAGACGCTGGATGTATCGCCATCGCGCTGGAAGCTGGCGCATTCGCCGCCTGATGAACGCAGATCGACATTATAGACCGTCCAGTTGGCCGGTGCGGTAAAGGGCAGTTCGCCCTCGCTGCCGACGCAGGTAGCCTGGCGCTGATCGACGACCTTGTAGACGACGCCCTGTTCCTGCCCTTCATCGCCGGGGGAGGCCGTGCCGCCGGCGACAAGGCCGCGCAGCAGTTTCGATCGCAACTTCGCGACATCCTGTTCGCGTAAGTACATGAAATCGCCCATCGCTTCGCCGAGCCAGCCATGCGCGCCATCGGCGAACAGCATCAGCCATTCGTTCCAGAATCCATCGCCCCAGCCCCAGCGTACCCGGCCGATAATATCGAAATTCTGGCCGTCCACCTGGCCCCGCGTGCCGATCTGAACCGGGCTGATATCGTAGGGGAGCACCGCGATCTTGCCCATGTCGCGCACGCCATCTTCGATGCGCATCACCGCCGTATGGCAGTAATCGCACACCTTGATCGGCAGAGCGGGCGACCGGAAGGTGACTTCCGCGCCGCAATTGGGGCAGTTGGTGATCAGCATCGCCGGTTAGCGGATGCGGCCCAGCAGTTCCGCCTTCTTCGCGTCAAATTCCTCCTGGCTGATCGCGCCGATGGTGAGCAGCTTGTGGAGCTTTTCGAGCAGCGCGAACGGATCTTCCGCCGGGGTAGGGGCCGCCGATCCGCCGCCGCCCTGTGCCAGCCCGCCGAGCATCGCCTGCCCGATCGCCATGCCGGCGCCAGCCCCCGCGCCAAGGCCGGCGAGGCCGCCGGGGTTGGCCGCCGCCGCCTCGATCGCCTCGGCCGCCTGGAATTTGGCGTAACGATCCAGATCGCCCAGCACCCGCATCGAACTGGCCTTGTCGAGATGCTTTTGCACCTCATCGGGTAGCGACAGGCTTTCGACGAAGAAGGACTGGAGGGCGAGGCCCCATTGCGCAAAGGCCGGGTTCACCGCATCCTTCAACGCCTGCGACAGGGCCGTCTGGTTGGCGGCGAGATCGAGGAAGGCAACGCTGCCGCCGCCAAGCCCGGTGGCGAGTGCGGTGGCGATCGCGGCGCGAAGCTGCGATTCGATGTCCGTTACCGTCACCCGTTCGAGCGTGCCGACCAGCGTCGAGGTGAAGGCGGCGACCTTATCGACCTTGAACGAATAGCTGCCGAACGCGCGCAGGCGGATCGGCCCCAATTCCTTGTCGCGGATCGTGACGGGCTGCGCCGTCCCCCATTTGAGGTTGATCTGTTCCTTTTGCGAATAGAACACCACGTCGGACTTGAAGGGCGATTTGAACCCTTTGTCCCAATTACGCAGCGCGGTGAGCACCGGCAGCGTCGAGGTTTCGAGCGTGTAGAGGCCGGGGCCGAACATGTCGGCGATCTGGCCTTCGTTGAAGAAGGCGGCGATCTGGCCTTCGCGCACAGTCAACTGCGCGCCGTTCTGGATTTCGCGATCGGCCATCGGCACGCGTTCGGCCAGTTCGCCGGGTTCTTCCACCCAGTCGATGACGTCGATCAGTTGCTTGGACAGGAAATCGAACAGACCCATGACCGGTCCCCACACGGTTGCCAGGACATGGGCATAACCCGAATCCCGGACGGTGGAAATGGCTGGTGTGTTAATATGGTGTTACACCGTGGCCGGTAACGTCCAATCGATCGGATCGAGCCCGCGTTCGACGAGGAATGCATTGGTTTGCGAGAAATGGCGGCAGCCGAAAAAGCCGTTATGCGCGGATAAGGGCGACGGGTGCGCGGCCTTCAGGATGAGATGGCGGCCGGCGTCGACGAACGCGGCCTTGCGCTGGGCATAAGCGCCCCACAGCAGGAACACGGTCGGCTCCGCGCGATCGTTGACGAGGCGGATGATCGCGTCGGTAAATTCTTCCCAGCCCTTGCGCTGGTGCGAAGCGGCCTGCGCCATTTCGACGGTCAATACGCTGTTGAGCAACAATACGCCCTGTTGCGCCCAATGTTCGAGGAATCCGTGGCCCGGCCGCGCGATACCGAGGTCGCTTTCCAGTTCCTTGTAGATATTCACCAGCGAGGGCGGCGGGCGCACGCCGGGCTTCACGCTGAAGCACAGGCCGTGCGCCTGCCCTTCGCCATGATAGGGGTCTTGCCCCAGGATGACGACGCGCACGCGATCCAGCGGGGTCAGATCGAGTGCCCGGAAATATTCGTTGCCCTTGGGAAAGATGCGTTTCCCGTTCGCTTTCTCGTCGATCAGGAACGCCTTCAGCGCCTGCATGCGCGGGCTGGCAAATTCGGGCGCGAGCGGCTGTTTCCAGCTTTCGTGGAGTTTGATCGTGTCGTTCATCGCCTGACCTGAAACTGCAGTCGGATAACAGCGGATCCGCCGGGCGACGCTTGTCGGGGAGGAGGGGGGAGGAGTCAAATCGGCAAGGGGCGTCCGATGACAGGACGCCCCCACCGGCTTATTTGATCTTGGCCTGCTGCAACAACATGCTGCCCATCAGCGTGCGATATTGCGCGCGATTGCCGCTTTCCTCGCTCAACATCTTGGCGCTGGCTTTCGACCATGCTTCGAATTGCTTGGCGCGGGCGTCGCTGTCGGGACCAGTCGGCAACCTGTCCATCACGCTGATCAGATAGATGTCCGGTTCCCCTTCGCGCGGATTATAGTTGTAGAGGATCATGTAATCCTTGATCCAGCCTTTCGATTTGGCAAATTCCTGGCTGTCTTTCCACTTTGTCGCCAAATGCTGGGCATATTGGAAGTCGCCCCCATCCTTGACATCGATCATTCCGACATCCCAGAAATCGCCACTGGTGAACGGCCATTCCTGTGCGGCAGCCGGTGTCGAAACCGCAAGCAACAGGGGCGCGGCGGCAAGCAGAAGCCGCCGGGTGAGGCTTATGGTCATGGCAGTCCCTCCATTTTTGGAAATGTGCAGTGAAATGAACGCTGACGACGAACGCGATCGATAGCCCTGCGATCATGGCGAACCGTGGCCGCTATCTGTCGAACGGAGGAAAACTATCATGGCCGCCGATGCACGCGCATGGCGCATAATGGCTAATCCACATGGTTACTTGACCGCAACGGAACTGCCCATGCGCCGGCTTGCGTCGATCGCGGCGCTGATCTAGCCCCGCTGCCATTCGCACCGGAGAAAGCCATGGCCCGCGCCGATTTTCGATTCTCCTACCCCAAACGCGTCCGTTATTCGGAGATCGATGCGCAGGCGGTGGTCTTCAATGCGCGCTTCCTCGATTATCTGGATATCGCGGTCACCGAATATTATCGCGCCGTCGGCATTCCCGATCCGGCCGGGGTCGAGGGGCTGGCGCAGTTCAAGGTTGCGCGCACCGCGATCGATTATAAGGCGTCGGTGCATCTCGATGAAGAGCTGGACCTGTGTATCAGGCTTGCCCGCGTCGGCACGTCATCGCTGACCTTCGCGTTCGAGTTTCACGGCAAGGGCGCGGACGATCTGCGCGCGGCGGGGGAAACCGTGCAGGTGCATATTGGCACGCTCGGCAGCCGCCCTTGCCCGGTTCCGCCGGCATTTGTTGGCTTGTTCGAAACCTATGAAGGGCGGTCGCTGCGGGCATGAAGCTGAAGGACATGACGATCGGCCCGCGCCTGCGCTGGCTGGTGGCGCTGGGGCTGGGCGGGGTATCCGCCGCCGGTTTTGCGCCACTGGATTTTTGGCCGGTGACGCTGGTCGCATTCGCGCTGTGGATGGGGCTGGTGCGGAACGCGCCCGGCTTGCGCTCCGCACTCGCTGCGGGCTGGTGGTTTGGGGTCGGGCATTTCACGCTGGGCAACAACTGGATCGCCACCGCCTTTCAGTATCAGGATGCGATGCCGGCATGGCTGGGCTGGATCGCGGTTGCGGTGCTGGCGCTGTATCTTGCGGTGTTTCCCGCGATGGCGGCCGGCGCGGCATGGCGCTGGGGCAGAAGCCAGCCGGTCGCTTATGTGCTGATATTCGCTGCCGCCTGGATTGGCGCCGAATGGCTGCGCGCGACCGTGCTGACCGGCTTTGCCTGGAATCCGTTGGGGGTGGTGTGGCTGCCCGTGCCCGGCGTGCCGAAACTGGCGACGGTGATCGGCAGTTACGGCTTGTCTGGCGTGTTCGTGCTGGCGGCGGGGTTATTGATGGGTTTGCCCGCGTTGAAGCGGGCGAAATTCGGACGACCGCGGGGCGGGGCGATCGCGGCGCTGTTCGTCGCGATCCCGCTGGCGGCGCCGGTGCTTGGCCAACTGGTATTTCCGCGCAAGCCCGCGCCGGGCGAGGCGGTACGCCCGCTGATCCGTGTCGTGCAGCCCAATATCGGCCAGCAGGATAAATGGCGGCCCGGGTTCGAGGCGCAGAATTTCGCGCGGCTGGCAGGGCTTTCGGGCAAGCCGGTGGCCGAACCGCGCCTGTTGTTGTGGCCCGAGGCGGCGGTGCCTGAATATCTGGAGGAAGCCCGGCGCGAAGACCGGCTGGCGCGGGCGCGCATCGCCGGATTACTGGGGCCGCGCGATATCGTGCTGACCGGCGGCACCGCGCTGGAATGGGGTAAGGACAATTACGCCATCGGTGCGCGCAACAGCCTGTTTGCGCTGGACGGCCGGGGCAAGATTCTTGCGCGGTATGACAAGGCGCATCTTGTGCCCTTTGGCGAATATCTGCCGCTGCGATCGCTGTTGTCGGTAATCGGCCTGTCGCGGCTGGTGCCCGGCGATCTTGATTTCTGGCCGGGACCGGGGCCGAAAAGCTATATGTTGCCGGGCTTCGGCGCGGTCGGCGTGCAGATATGCTATGAAATCATCTTTTCGGGGCAGGTGATCGATCGGGCGAACCGGCCGGATTTCATCTTCAACCCATCGAACGATGCCTGGTTCGGGCCGTCCGGGCCGCCGCAGCATCTGGCGCAGGCGCGGTTGCGCGCGATCGAGGAAGGACTGCCGATCATCCGGGCGACGCCGACCGGCATTTCGGCCGTGATCGACGCCCATGGACGGGTGGTCGCCAGTGTGCCGTGGCGGACGGCCGGCGCCATCGATGCGCGCCTGCCCAAGCCCAAGCCACCCACGCTGTTCGCGCGGCATGGCAACCTTTTGCCATTCCTGTTTGCCGGCGCGCTGATCATCCTCGCGATTGCGCGCCGCCGCGTCGCGCGCTAAGGGACATAAGGAATCCTTTATATCCGCTTCGATTTGGGGGCGGTCCATCTTCCGAAAGGGCTTGTGTTCGATGCGCAGCGACTATCTTTTCACGTCCGAGTCGGTCTCCGAAGGCCACCCCGACAAGGTCGCGGACCAGATTTCGGACGCGGTGGTGGACCTGTTCCTGTCGCGCGATCCCGAAGCGCGCGTCGCCTGTGAAACGCTGGTCACCACGCAGCGCATCGTGCTCGCCGGCGAAGTCCGCTGCCGCGAAGATGTGACGCCCAGTCAGGCCGA encodes:
- a CDS encoding DUF4178 domain-containing protein — protein: MLITNCPNCGAEVTFRSPALPIKVCDYCHTAVMRIEDGVRDMGKIAVLPYDISPVQIGTRGQVDGQNFDIIGRVRWGWGDGFWNEWLMLFADGAHGWLGEAMGDFMYLREQDVAKLRSKLLRGLVAGGTASPGDEGQEQGVVYKVVDQRQATCVGSEGELPFTAPANWTVYNVDLRSSGGECASFQRDGDTSSVYIGRYVTLADVKATNLRAIEGWAMPAFA
- a CDS encoding SPFH domain-containing protein, whose amino-acid sequence is MGLFDFLSKQLIDVIDWVEEPGELAERVPMADREIQNGAQLTVREGQIAAFFNEGQIADMFGPGLYTLETSTLPVLTALRNWDKGFKSPFKSDVVFYSQKEQINLKWGTAQPVTIRDKELGPIRLRAFGSYSFKVDKVAAFTSTLVGTLERVTVTDIESQLRAAIATALATGLGGGSVAFLDLAANQTALSQALKDAVNPAFAQWGLALQSFFVESLSLPDEVQKHLDKASSMRVLGDLDRYAKFQAAEAIEAAAANPGGLAGLGAGAGAGMAIGQAMLGGLAQGGGGSAAPTPAEDPFALLEKLHKLLTIGAISQEEFDAKKAELLGRIR
- a CDS encoding DUF4178 domain-containing protein; the protein is MAGPWDQPEPQPTPAAPPAPPPAAPGSPAPSTQTLSCPSCGGTIALKAAGYTVTVVCQYCGSVLDVANPDVRIIQEYHQAAADLAIPLGTRGTIGGIAWEAIGYLRKSEDGYPWEEYLLFNPYHGYRWLITDGRGWSFGTMLTRLPASQVGQGLQLGGQSYRHFADGRAQVDYVLGEFYWRVRAGDSVRTADYVRPGWMLSWEGTQAEDSWTLSELLKPGDIKREFGAGLSVGLLSDAPPMPHQPSPYAGMLRPALTFSAIAIIALFVLAILFGGSERTLSETVTIAPDQPGRSVTLGPLVLTRKWQAVTIDAQAPALDNAWVDLDYSLVNRATQESFDAYGLAERYSGRDSDGSWTEGSRTAATKLAMLPAGTYDLLVDAEAHNWTGQMREVAVQVTVGRGATFWGNLILAMLLILFPVGLMLWRHFKFEQARLAESDSGG
- the lnt gene encoding apolipoprotein N-acyltransferase, which encodes MKLKDMTIGPRLRWLVALGLGGVSAAGFAPLDFWPVTLVAFALWMGLVRNAPGLRSALAAGWWFGVGHFTLGNNWIATAFQYQDAMPAWLGWIAVAVLALYLAVFPAMAAGAAWRWGRSQPVAYVLIFAAAWIGAEWLRATVLTGFAWNPLGVVWLPVPGVPKLATVIGSYGLSGVFVLAAGLLMGLPALKRAKFGRPRGGAIAALFVAIPLAAPVLGQLVFPRKPAPGEAVRPLIRVVQPNIGQQDKWRPGFEAQNFARLAGLSGKPVAEPRLLLWPEAAVPEYLEEARREDRLARARIAGLLGPRDIVLTGGTALEWGKDNYAIGARNSLFALDGRGKILARYDKAHLVPFGEYLPLRSLLSVIGLSRLVPGDLDFWPGPGPKSYMLPGFGAVGVQICYEIIFSGQVIDRANRPDFIFNPSNDAWFGPSGPPQHLAQARLRAIEEGLPIIRATPTGISAVIDAHGRVVASVPWRTAGAIDARLPKPKPPTLFARHGNLLPFLFAGALIILAIARRRVAR
- a CDS encoding acyl-CoA thioesterase, whose product is MARADFRFSYPKRVRYSEIDAQAVVFNARFLDYLDIAVTEYYRAVGIPDPAGVEGLAQFKVARTAIDYKASVHLDEELDLCIRLARVGTSSLTFAFEFHGKGADDLRAAGETVQVHIGTLGSRPCPVPPAFVGLFETYEGRSLRA
- the ung gene encoding uracil-DNA glycosylase gives rise to the protein MNDTIKLHESWKQPLAPEFASPRMQALKAFLIDEKANGKRIFPKGNEYFRALDLTPLDRVRVVILGQDPYHGEGQAHGLCFSVKPGVRPPPSLVNIYKELESDLGIARPGHGFLEHWAQQGVLLLNSVLTVEMAQAASHQRKGWEEFTDAIIRLVNDRAEPTVFLLWGAYAQRKAAFVDAGRHLILKAAHPSPLSAHNGFFGCRHFSQTNAFLVERGLDPIDWTLPATV